Genomic window (Ctenopharyngodon idella isolate HZGC_01 chromosome 20, HZGC01, whole genome shotgun sequence):
tctttgaaaagggggtttgacttgtcaaacagtggtggacTTTTCTGGATCTcagcgattaacttctccgcaatgtcgtccgccattttaaatgcgcgggtgattaacttctccgcaatgtcgtccgccattttaaatgcgcgggtgattaacttctccgcaatgtcgtccgccattttaaatgcgcgagcccttaaattagaatggattctgattggctgtcagtgttttatcgtttaacagctggaaaaaaatcgtCCAGAAAGTGATCGTTATCGTTTCCCtgtatcgttatagctgtggtgtggcaGTGCTATTTCTAAAACCATATATTTATcgttattgttataattatcGTCCTTGTTGTGGGTCAAACAAGCCTTTGCAGGGATTTCTGCTTGAACAAGTGCACAAACAGCAGTGCATAtgcacttaaagggacagttcacccaaaaatgaaaattctgtcatcatttactcaccctcaaacctgtatgaattcccttcaaaagatattttgaagaatatgggtaaccaaacagtttatgggccccattgacttccatagtatggaaaaaaaattcaatagggcccatcaactgctttggttacccatattcttcaaaatatcttcttttgtgagtaaatgatgacagaattttcattttggggtgaactatcccttcaaccAGGTGACCTGCCACTGCAAACCAAGCATTTGCAATGTCAACAGGTCGTGTTGCTAAATGCGATTATTTTTGCCCGGCAACAGGGCCCTTTGCCCCCCTCTGTCCTCAAATCCAGCAACATCTGCTGCCATATTCTTTCACACATGCCAAAATAACACACACAGGCTTTTCTCATTTGAACTGAAAGAAAAACCGGAAAACCAGTGTTGCTAAAAGAGTTCAACACCTTGTCCCAAAAGCAAGAAACAGTAAATGTCCTAATCAAATATGGTGTGTTAGAGGAAGCCAAGGCCTGTGTACCCTGGACAGATGTTCTCAGGGCTGAGTTTAGGGTTTAGCCTTGAATTAGGCCAGATTAAACACAATAAAAGCAAATCACAGGAGTATCAGACTTCATATAATGAATGCATTGGATGTACAATGGGGTTTAAACTCAACATCTGGTAATTATTGGTGAAAACTGTTACTGAAATAACTATAATCAAATAACTCTGCAAAGAACTAGAAACCACATCAGAATGCACAATATACAGGCATTAcactttaatatgttttatacaGATTGTAGTACAATCTACTGACCATTTTCCCCCCAAAAGATTATTTGCATATGAGTTATTAAACTATAAGTTAGTTTTATGAAGTGCAAACAGAACCTCGTATGAAAATCTGGGATATGACAGGAAATAGCACGAGACATGCTTCATATTTGCATATGCTGATACTATAACTTATAATAAAGAATATTGGATGAAATTGGAACTGAATGCAGATATAGAAAGCACTTGTGATGTGAAGCTCTTATTGcgtgcgctctctctctctctgctgatgTTGTCGTGCTCTTACCACACTCATGCAATGCTGACGGTTGTACACATTGGAGATTGTGAGAATGTCAGAAAAATCCCCTTCAATTCCCCATGCACTCGCTGCTGTACATGCACTCATACACACAGATGTAAACATTCCTCTGTCCTGTCCTTGAATGATCAATCTCAGGGGGACGCTGAGGGGCCAGAGTCTCGATGAGGGACGCCCCCACTCATCCCAGCACCTGTGGGCAGAGCAGCACGCATGTGTCGGGCTTAACTGTGTGTTGAGCAGATGATTGTTAGTGAAACCCCAGTGCAGACCAGCGTGACGCTGCGGGCTTGAGCCACTGGGAAGTGAAACAGTCTTATCGACTTTTCCAGAGCTTTAATTCTGCTTTCACAAGCGTGCATCAAATATATTCACATTGAAGACTTGATCCAAGTACTGCTcaacaaaaattaaacattttgcattttgcaaagTTAATAGAGTAAATCATTTATAgtgtaacaataataataatgcattaaaataatatattgtgatttttatattatatatttgttgttgttgttgttgttgttaaacaATTATGGcaggcaataataataattattaataataataaatatataaggaTTATGAATATATACAGAATTTTAgccctcatcatcatcattgtaAAGCTGTTTGTTCTCTTGCTCAAGTGATTCCAAAACCTTATAAAATATACTGGTTTTGTTCATTTCAGGTGCGGCAGAAATTTACAGATATAAAATTACAgtgataattttatttatttttgccgttttttataaaaaatctgGAATCCCTGTTCTTTTTCCATGTGTGTAGAATCTGCTGAACGTGAAATCAATGATTGATTGTTAATCCCGATTATCACATTCGCAGTTTCGCTGTCTCGTTCCCGGTGTTTTAACTTCAGTTTCAGGTGTTTCTGCTCTAATGGCGACACTCGTTTACAGTCAAACTGGACTCTTAATATCCAGCGTCTTCAGAAGAGCTGTAATACAGAGACGATTCTACGGGTAAAACGTCAGTTCGTGAGTTTATAGACTAGTTTGCAGAAGGTGAAATCATGCATTCTGTTTAGTTTTGTGCGTAGAATGATATggtagtaaataaataaagtgataaAAGTGATTGCTCGGTTTGCACTGACACGAGTTCATCTCTTGTACAGTATGTCTGTCTCCGGTAAGATGTCCGTGAATGGAGTGGATCTGCACTATCAGCGCGCTGGAGACGGAAAACACGCTGTGCTGCTGCTGCCTGGAGCTTTAGGTCTGCATTGCAATACAGTATACATACAACCCGTCAAAGTCTGTCACACGTGACTGCATTTGTTTCTCATGATAAATGCCTTCTGCTCTGCTGAATTGAGCTTTGAAATCCTCTAGAAAACTAAATAAGTAAAGTGGATAAGCTGGAGAAGATAATCAAATATTCACTGTACATGTTCCTTTAATTATAGTAACGAATGAGTGTGTTCCAGCGTTATCGTTAACgtttaagtattatttatatactattatatatgGTGACCGAGAAAGCTCAATGCACTGCAAATGAAGAAAActcatgcaaatagaaaaaaacaccagcaagaAAACATCAATTTGACAACACACGTGCTGCAGATGCTCACAACGCAACGAAATACAGacacgcgctgcaaatactcacaatacagcaaaatacagaaacacgctgcaaatactcacaacgcaaccgaATACAGAAACGTTCTGCAAATACTCAAAACGCAAcgaaatacagaaacacgctgcaaatactcacaacgcaaccgaATACAGAAACGttctgcaaatactcacaacgcaaccaaatacaggaacacgctgcaaatactcacaatgcaaccgaATACAGAAACGttctgcaaatactcacaacgcaaccgaATACAGAAACAttctgcaaatactcacaacgcaacgaAATACAGACACGCgctgcaaatacagaaacacgctgcaaatactcacaacgcaaccaaatacagaaacacgctgcaaatactcacaacgcaaccaaatacagaaacacgctgcaaatactcgcaacgcaaccaaatacagacacacgctgcaaatacagaaacacgctgcaaatactcacaacgcaaccaaatacagaaacaagctgcaaatacagaaacacgctgcaaatactcgcaacgcaaccaaatacagacgcgctgcaaatacagaaacacgctgcaaatactcacaacgcaacgaAATACAGACACGCgctgcaaatacagaaacacgctgcaaatttTCACAACGCAACCGAATACAGAAACacgttgcaaatactcacaacgcaaccaaatacagaaacgcgctgcaaatactcacaacgcaaccaaatacagaaacacgcgctgcaaatacagaaacacgctgcaaatactcacaacgcaaccaaatacagaaacacgttgcaaatactcacaacacaaccaaatacagaaacacgttgcaaatactcacaacgcaaccaaatacagaaacacgcgctgcaaatacagaaacacgctgcaaatactcacaatgcaaccaaatacagaaacgcgctgcaaatactcacaacgcaaccaaatacagacacgcgctgcaaatacagaaacacgctgcaaatactcgcaacgcaaccaaatacagacacgcgctgcaaatacagaaacacgctgcaaatactcacaatgcaaccaaatacagaaacgcgctgcaaatacagaaacacgctgcaaatactcacaacgcaacgaAATACAGACACGCgctgcaaatacagaaacacgctgcaaatttTCACAACGCAACCGAATACAAAAACacgttgcaaatactcacaacgcaaccaaatacagaaacgcgctgcaaatactcacaacgcaaccaaatacagaaacacgcgctgcaaatacagaaacacgctgcaaatactcacaacgcaaccaaatacagaaacacgttgcaaatactcacaacacaaccaaatacagaaacacgttgcaaatactcacaacgcaaccaaatacagaaacacgcgctgcaaatacagaaacacgctgcaaatactcacaatgcaaccaaatacagaaacgcgctgcaaatactcacaacgcaaccaaatacagaaacacgttgcaaatactcacaacacaaccaaatacagaaacacgttgcaaatactcacaacgcaaccaaatacagaaacacgcgctgcaaatacagaaacacgctgcaaatactcacaacgcaaccaaatacagaaacacgttgcaaatactcacaacgcaacgaAATACAGACACGCgctgcaaatacagaaacacgttgcaaatactcacaacgcaaccaaatacagaaacgcgctgcaaatactcacaatgcaaccgaatacagaaacacgttgcaaatactcacaatgcaaccgaatacagaaacgtgctgcaaatactcacaatgcaaccgaatacagaaacgtgctgcaaatactcacaacgcaacgaAATACAGACACAAgctgcaaatacagaaacacgctgcaaatactcacaacgcaaccaaatacagaaacacgctgcaaatactcacaacgcaaccaaatacagacaCGCGCTGcgaatacagaaacacactgcaaatactcacaacacaaccgaatacagaaacgcgctgcaaatgctcacaatgcaaccaaatacagaaacgcgctgcaaatacagaaacacgctgcaaatactcacaacgcaaccgaATACAGAAACAAGCTGCAAATattcacaatgcaaccaaatacagaaatgttctGGTAGTGTATTGTTGTTTAGTAAGAATCCATTAAGGCATATCACGTTATTTTCTTGTCTATTTTGTCTCTTTATGTGGTGATAGGAAGTGCTCAGACTGATTTTGGCCCACAGCTTGAGAAGCTGGATAAGAGGCAGTTTACGCTGGTGGCGTGGGACCCACGGGGTTACGGACGCTCACGTCCTCCAGACAGAGATTTTCCTGCTGATTTCTTCCACAGAGATGCGAAGGATGCGCTGGACTTAATGCAAGTATGACACGAAAGAGTTAAATATCAATCAGTGGCAAAATCTTGATGTTGACATTGTGCTGCAGCGATGAAATTTTAAACCAGAAATCAGAAAGAAATCTACCTTGATTCCAGAGTCAATTATGTGACACTCAAAATgaccctttaaaatgaaatagtGACTCAAATACACCTTTTCtgtgatgaagatgttttcgattttcaattaaaataaaattttatcatttttcatCAAAAGTCAAAAATGTGGTGATGTAACCGTAATGAAGTttgtaataaagaaaaaaaaaagtcaagtaTAAAAGTAGTCAATATGTttattgtcatctgtacaatGAAATTATTTTGTCCATTTCTCTTAAGAAAGACAATAAATCATAAAgactataaataaaaaagattagaCCTACATAAGGGGCAATAACcagtaaaaataacaataatacacAATAAAGTATGAGACAATACACAAGAGttctttaatattcattttttttttttttttttttttcgcatttTATCATTTCTGACATCCTCGTGTGAACCACAAGCCACTATGATACTAAATTGACTACCATATCCATAAACAGACCTCTAATAGAGTGTAATTCCTCACTGTCCTTCAGGCTCTGGGTTTCAGGCGTTTCTCTCTGTTAGGCTGGAGTGACGGCGGCATCACTGCTCTGATCGCGGCTGCGTTAAACCCCAAACTCATTGACAAGATGGTGGTTTGGGGCTCCAACGCTTACGTGTCTGAAGAAGATGTTCAGATCTATCAGGGTAAGACAGGTCAAGAGTTTATCAGAGGAAAGGCAGGGATTTTCTTGTGTCATCATCACACTGAACTGTGTTTCAGCGATCCGTGACGTCTCGTTGTGGAGTGAGCGGATGCGACGGCCGATGGAGGAGATGTACGGCGCTCAGTACTTCCGTCAGACGTGGGAGAGATGGGTAGACGGGATCAGCCAGTTTACACGCAACCCGCAGGGTGAGGACTAGTTTCATTTTATCGCCCAGTTTTAGTGTTTTGTAGTTGCCTGATTAGCCTGATATTTTAATCCGGCCTTTTATTTCGTtgtattgtgacattatttgtATTTTCCAGTGATAAAATGTCAAAGCATCAGATTGCACCATGCAACTTTGATGTTAGAGTCAATTACAGTATGAGaatgtgttaaaaatgaatGCAATTCATAATGACTTCAATATATCTCTTCTGAGATGAACATGCTTtcaatttctgaattaaattttaattttttatttgaataaagttGATGAGATTATAATGAAGAGCCTCATTAAAAGGCTGaaattcttttacatttatttgcatttattcttttaacagacattttaatccaaaacaatttacaaaagaggaattttatttttatacaaatattattttagaatgaaaccgctttattgctttaaaaattataaaatgtatttatatattcttCTTTTGAAGCAATAGactagttttgtttttaaaataatatttgaaaagatttcaattaaattaaatgtcacTGTGGTTCAAATTCATGTCAATCaggccttttttatttatttattgctttaaaaacaaacaaacaaatacaatttattatttgtttacatattgttcttttttgaagcatttgatctaaaatatttcaatattttatccactaaattAAACATCATTGTGATTAAAATTCATGTCAATCAAGCCtttttttagtgctgtcaaatcgattaatcgtatctaacataaaagttaaatgtaaatatataatatatatgtgtgtgtacttttttatttgttctttattgctttaaaataaataaaaaataatgttaatcaatcatttttgtttgttctttattgttttgaaaataaataaatacattttattatttatgttatttgtttttgaagCAATAAAGAAGTTTTGAtctaaaatatttgaatattttatccactaaatCAAATGTCACGGTGGTTCAAATTCATGCCGTTTTTCTTTGCATTGTGATGTTATTCTCATTCTCATTATGAAAATACAGTAATGAATCATCCTGTCCAGATGCTCAGTGTGCTGAAATGTGAAATCTTTCTCATTAGGGAACATCTGTATGGAAGTGCTGCAGCTGATTTCCTGTCCCACGCTGATCGTCCACGGGGCCAAAGATCCCATGGTGCCCTCATGTCACCCAGAATACCTTCAGCAGAACATCAAGGGCTCGAGGTGATTTCAGCACAAATCCTGCTCATCTCAGTGATTTTCTCTGTGCTGATGGACTGCTTCTGTCTCTCAGGCTGCACGTGATCCCGGAGGGGAAGCATAATGTGCACCTGCGATATTCCACTGAGTTTAACACACTGGTGGAGGAATTTCTGACTCGATGAGAAGATCACGACCTCCAGAGGTTTGGTGTCCAGATACTGAGGAAAACGAGGAAGTGGACTATGAAATAGTGTTATTTTCGCAAAACTATCGAAAACAATgatgaaattttttttcttttcctgtgACTAAGACGAGAAGACAATAAGGTCATTAAACGATAACTGTGACTATATCAACATGCAACATCATTGAAGAAAAATGACGAGACTAaaatgtagttgaaaaaataaaacctttgCCAAAATCTCTCTTTATTTTTGTCGAAAAAAGGGAGACAGAATATTACAGACTGTTTTTAACAAGCATCTACTCTGAGCTTTCATGTTTGCGGTTGCCAGATGTCAAGAGTTTAAATGTCGTTCAGTCAGTCTGTGTTTCTTCACGAGCCGCTTGTGCTGTTTGGTGCGACTAAATCTGCGTTTCGAACCTTCTCTGCGATGAGctgtaataaatccaaacatgaatCTCGACTATATTGTTTGCGACTGTGATTGCTGAACTTACGCAATCTCTGTGTGACGATACAAGGTctctttttgctgttgttttaataggaaaaaaacattgttttcttgttttagcAGTTTTCGTAATGTAGAGAGTGTGTTAATTGATATGATAAATAGCTTATAATAAATCATGAAACTAGATGAGGTAAAATAAAGCACTTTCTCTTGATTTGGGCTTATAGGTGAAAGTGCAATAATtatgatgaaatgtaaaaacaaattttttgttATACAAATTGCTAGTATAAttttggggggggggaaatactatggaagtcaactgttattgacattcttcaaaatatcttcttttgtgttcagcagaaaaaataaactcgtacaggtttggaacatcttgagggcgagtaaatgatttcatttttaggtgaactgtccctttaatgtaaaattcacgacggttttgtttttgcactccTCCGCCAGACCAGCTAGTGTCGCTAGAGTCTCGCGTCGCTCTCAGTGAGCGGAACTGAGGAAGAGCAGAGCGCGTGTGTCAGACGTGTGTTTTTACTTTCATTATGAGATTTCTGCATTATTTGATCGCTGTGTGAAGCTTGATCGGGATGGAGACTGTGGCGAACGGTGACTGCAGCGCTCAGGCGCCTGTGGAGTCCATCACTGTTCATGATTTCTCGGAGAAGATCCTGGAGCAGCAGGTTAATTTCCATGTGATGAAGCTGAGCGGCGGATTCTTCCTCTGGATCGGTTCCAACCCGGTTCTGTCGAATCTGGCCGTTTCCATCGTCAGTAAATATGTGAGTCCAGTATTATGTTCGACATTGGTGTTATGGATACCGACAGTGTTatgaaaagtgtgtgtgtgtgtgtgtgtgtgtgtgtgtgtgtgtgtgtgtgtgtgtaatatatatatacacacactcacacatacacgtATATAGtaaaagcaaattaaaaattaaattcaaaatatcaataaatagtagtacattaataatattctaaaacaacactccatatgtatgtgtgtgtgtgtgtgtgtgtgtgtatatatatatatatgttaagacatttttaaaaaggtttCTCCTGGAAAAATATTATAATCTTTATCGAATATcaaattgcaatattttatataactataattattattgtaatttttatat
Coding sequences:
- the LOC127502588 gene encoding valacyclovir hydrolase-like isoform X1 → MATLVYSQTGLLISSVFRRAVIQRRFYGMSVSGKMSVNGVDLHYQRAGDGKHAVLLLPGALGSAQTDFGPQLEKLDKRQFTLVAWDPRGYGRSRPPDRDFPADFFHRDAKDALDLMQALGFRRFSLLGWSDGGITALIAAALNPKLIDKMVVWGSNAYVSEEDVQIYQAIRDVSLWSERMRRPMEEMYGAQYFRQTWERWVDGISQFTRNPQGNICMEVLQLISCPTLIVHGAKDPMVPSCHPEYLQQNIKGSRLHVIPEGKHNVHLRYSTEFNTLVEEFLTR
- the LOC127502588 gene encoding valacyclovir hydrolase-like isoform X2; translated protein: MSVSGKMSVNGVDLHYQRAGDGKHAVLLLPGALGSAQTDFGPQLEKLDKRQFTLVAWDPRGYGRSRPPDRDFPADFFHRDAKDALDLMQALGFRRFSLLGWSDGGITALIAAALNPKLIDKMVVWGSNAYVSEEDVQIYQAIRDVSLWSERMRRPMEEMYGAQYFRQTWERWVDGISQFTRNPQGNICMEVLQLISCPTLIVHGAKDPMVPSCHPEYLQQNIKGSRLHVIPEGKHNVHLRYSTEFNTLVEEFLTR